One Ricinus communis isolate WT05 ecotype wild-type chromosome 1, ASM1957865v1, whole genome shotgun sequence DNA window includes the following coding sequences:
- the LOC8272416 gene encoding phytolongin Phyl2.2, translating into MISNPDLIFYACISKGPTTLAEFTSSKEPGIEDIAKRCIERTPPLHSTFSHTVRRKTYTFLINDPVAYFVISHESLEKSECFWFLNRVKIAFEEFSGANPVKDFDELTYNCFQEQFCPIFRNILSLNVELVDSLMEVPKDIRNPSLDSTRGKRSVVRPLLSKPAKLMMKKKKRQALGCAGCVSDGGGGGGEANVVDNNNNNNNNNYKVNHVGENVVVNREFSVSMHKNGGGFYMGDGRQKAKQIWRKHVWVVLILDLVICAVLFGIWLWICRGFKCIDG; encoded by the coding sequence ATGATTTCGAATCCAGATCTCATCTTCTATGCTTGCATTTCGAAAGGACCCACAACTCTTGCAGAATTCACATCCTCCAAAGAGCCTGGAATTGAAGACATAGCTAAAAGATGCATAGAGAGAACCCCTCCTCTCCACTCCACTTTCTCTCATACCGTTCGCAGAAAGACTTACACCTTCTTGATCAATGACCCTGTTGCCTATTTTGTCATTTCTCATGAAAGCCTTGAGAAATCAGAGTGTTTTTGGTTTTTAAACCGTGTAAAGATTGCTTTCGAGGAGTTTAGTGGGGCTAATCCTGTTAAAGATTTTGATGAGCTTACTTATAATTGTTTTCAGGAGCAGTTTTGTCCTATTTTTCGTAATATATTATCGTTGAATGTTGAGTTGGTAGATTCTTTAATGGAGGTACCAAAGGATATAAGAAATCCAAGTTTGGATTCAACAAGAGGGAAGAGGTCGGTTGTTAGACCTCTGCTTTCGAAGCCGGCTAAattgatgatgaagaagaaaaagagacaaGCTTTAGGTTGTGCTGGTTGTGTCAGTgatggaggaggaggaggaggcgAGGCAAATGTGGtggataataataataataataataataataattataaggTGAATCATGTGGGTGAGAATGTTGTGGTGAATAGGGAGTTTTCAGTTTCAATGCATAAGAATGGAGGTGGGTTCTATATGGGTGATGGTAGGCAGAAGGCTAAGCAGATCTGGAGAAAGCATGTTTGGGTTGTTTTGATATTGGATTTGGTTATTTGTGCTGTTTTATTTGGGATTTGGTTGTGGATTTGCAGGGGTTTTAAGTGCATTGATGGTTAA